The stretch of DNA GAGTCGCGCCGCAGCCGCACGCCGCGCACGAAGGGGATGGATGTCTTCACGGGAGTGACTTCGGGGATGGACCGAATGCGGACGCGCGCCCCGCCGCGAGTCGCGTGCCGCCGGGGAGTGCATGGCCGGCTCTCGTGCACGCTCCGGCGATGAGACGGACAACTGCCGTTTCACACGGAGGGCACGGAGGAGGAGCAACACAATCTCACGCAGAGCAGCAGAGGAGCAGAGGAAAAGAAACGGAGCAGGGTTTTCTCTGCTCCTCTGCTGCTCTGCGTGATGATCCGTTTCCCTGGGGTATGTACGCGAAAAAGCCCCGCAGGCACGAGGCCTGCGGGGCTTGATCAATTTGCGGGCTGCACAACGGAGGCGGAGGGACTCGAACCCCCAAAGGCTTGCGCCCGCCGCATTTCGAGTGCGGTGCCTTACCAATTAGACTACGCCTCCAACAACTTTCCGACTTCACAGTCGGGACGGCCGGATTTGAACCGGCGACCCCTCGCTCCCGAAGCGAGTGCTCTACCGGGCTGAGCCACGTCCCGAAATTCCTACGGAGCGGACCGGGTGGGATTCGAACCCACGAGGGCTATTAACCCCACACGATTTCCAATCGTGCTCCTTAAGCCGCTCGGACACCGGTCCAAGACGGAGCGGAGAGGGCGGGATTCGAACCCGCGTCTGCCTTTTGGGCAGGACGGTTTAGCAAACCGTTGGTTTTAGCCACTCACCCACCTCTCCATCATTACGCTCGCATGCGTCAGCCCACATCATGCGGCGCAGTTGCCCCCCCAGGGATCGAACCTGGACTTTCCTGAGTCAGAGTCAGGCGTGTTGCCAATTACACCAGAGGGCAATCATACAACCCGGATTTTCAATAGAGCGGGAGACGGGGCTCGAACCCGCGACCCTCAGCTTGGGAAGCTGATGCTCTGCCAACTGAGCTACTCCCGCGCGGCCAGACAATGTAACCCACCCGCCGCGATTTGACCAGAGCCACTGGTCGGATTTGAACCGACGACCGCTCGATTACGAATCGAGTGCTCTACCCCTGAGCTACAGTGGCGGTGGTAGTGGAGCTGAGGGGAATCGAACCCCTGACCTCTGCAGTGCGATTGCAGCGCTCTCCCATCTGAGCTACAGCCCCGAACATCTCCCGAGTGGGCGGTACAAGACTCGAACTTGTGACCTCCACGATGTCAACGTGGCGCTCTAACCAACTGAGCTAACCGCCCAAAGTGGTGAGGGTAGGATTCGAACCTACGTAGGGCGAAGCCCGGCAGATTTACAGTCTGCTGCCATTAGCCACTCGGCCACCTCACCGCTTTACTCGTCCCGCATGCCAATGGAGCCGAGGGGAATCGAACCCCTGACCTCTTGAATGCCATTCAAGCGCTCTCCCAACTGAGCTACGGCCCCAGGAATCGCCACTGTAAACGGCGATGCCAACCCAAGTTTTCAATTTCCCAAAGCGGGGCCGACGGGACTCGAACCCGCGACCTCCGGAGTGACAGTCCGGCACTCTAACCGACTGAGCTACGGCCCCTTTTGCGTTTGACTTGTATTCCGGAGTCTGCTCTCCGGCCCATCCAAGCGGGCAACCGGACTCGAACCGGCGACCTCAACCTTGGCAAGGTTGCGCTCTACCAACTGAGCTATGCCCGCACGTTCCAGACCCGACGCTCCCACGGGGAATCGAACCCCGCTCTCAACCTTGAAAGGGTCGTGTCCTAACCGATAGACGATGGGAGCCCACCTATCAAGCTCGCGATGGGACTCGAACCCATGACCTCTTCCTTACCAAGGAAGTGCTCTGCCGGCTGAGCTACGCGAGCATCCAGTTCAGTCCGCCGCAAGGCGGTCATCCTTGGCCCCCGCGAACACCGAAGCGTTCGTCCGGGGAGCAGGCCAGGAGGGAATCGAACCCCCAACCGCCGGTTTTGGAGACCGGTGCTCTACCAATTGAGCTACTGACCTACACGTTCAGGTGGCCAGGGAGGGAATCGAACCCCCGACACTGCGATTTTCAGTCGCATGCTCTACCAACTGAGCTACCTGGCCCTGCAACCTTGCTTCCCCGAATAAAAAACCGCCCGACTTCGGCGGCGGGGCCCGGCATAGCGGGGGCGGGATTCGAACCCGCGACCTTCGGGTTATGAGCCCGACGAGCTACCAGGCTGCTCCACCCCGCGGCAAGGACGGAGAATGTAAGGCCTCAGCCTCACCGCGTCAACCCCCTTCTTCAAACATCTTTTCGGCGGGGGCGCCGCGCCTCGCCGTTCCGTCCTGACCGGCGAGGCCAATAACATATCCCGTTTCCCAGAATGTTCAAGTCCTTGACACCAACATCATGAAGCGTTACCGCGGCTCAGCGCCCGAATCCCACCTCGGTGCTCAGGTACAGCATCACGCCCGCGCGGCCCCGGCTGGGGCCGAATCCCACGGGAACGCCCACGCCGGGCACCAGGTGCAGCCCGCCCACCGGCACGGCCACCTGCACCCCGGGAAGCACGTACGCGCTCTCCACCTGCCCGTCGCCGGGAAAGGGCGAATCCCCGCGCGTGTACACGGCTTCCACGATCAGGTTGGCGTACGGACGGGCGCGCCAGAACAGCGAGCCGCCGGCGAACCACTCCCGCTTTTCCTCCTCCTCCACCGTCAGGTTGACCGCGCCGAGTGCGTTCGCCGTCCAATTCTCCGCCACCTGGACGGCGAGCGGGAGCAGCGCCTGGAATTCCACGTCGCCGGAATCCATCGGGTACTCGACGGCGATGCCGGGGCTCAGCGTCAGCGGCTCGTCATCGCCCCCCAGCACCAGCAGGCGGTATCCCGCGCCCACGGCCTCCACCCCGTCGCCACCGGCCTCCACCTCCAGCGACAACTGGTGCCGCTCAGACAGAATCGGCCACTCCTGCTCCACCTCCACCGTCCAGCCGTCCTCCCCCGCGGCGCCCCGCACGGTCTGCTGCAGCACGCCGGCCTCCTGGTTGTAGGCTTCCTCCACCCACAGCCCGCTCACCTCGATCTGGAACTCCTCGTCCTCTTTCCGCGCGGCCGCGGGGCGGGCGGGAAGGCCCGGCACGGCCCCGGGCGCGCCGCGAAGCCCCAAGCGCGGGTCCGGCGCGGACGACAGGCGTGAGCCCGCCCGCGAGGGGGAAGACGGGGGAGCGGTTCGCGCCGCCGGGGCGCGCTGCGCGGCCGCCGGGAGGGCGGCGGAAAGGAGCAGGGCAAGGAGCAGGGCCTGTACGGAACGCATCGATACGCGGGGATGGGAGTGAACGGTCATGGTCAGACCTCGAAGCGGACGACGAGGCCGCGCAGCTGCTGCGCGGCGCCCGCCACGGAATGCTGGCCCTCCACGGAGCCGCCGCTGGCGAACTGGTGCACGCGGTCCATGGCGGCGGTTACGTGCTCGCTCATGGCCGACATTTCCTCGGCGGAGGCGGATGTTTCCTCGGCGACGGCGGAAACGCTCTCCATCAGCCCCGAAACGCGGTCCAGCTCCGGGGCGATTGCGCGCGCCTCGCCGGCGATTTCCTGCACGGCCTGCTCGGTGTCGGCCAGGGCCAGGAGGATGGAGTGCAGCGCCTCGCCCGCGTGGCGCGAGGCGGCGCTCTGCTCCTCGATCTGCGCACCGCTGCGTTCAATGGCCTGCACGGCGCGCTGGATTCCTCCCTGGATGGCGGTCACGCGCCCGGAGGTCTGCTGGGCGGCCTGCGCCGAGCGCTGCGCCAGCTTGCGGATCTCGTCGGCCACCACGGCGAAGCCGCGGCCCTGGTCGCCGGCGCGGGCCGCCTCGATGGCCGCGTTGAGCGCCAGCAGGTTGGTCTGGTCGGCGATCTCCGAAATCACCTGGACAAACGTCCCCACGTCGCCGGAGTAGGGCACCAGCGCGCGCACGGTGACGTCGGTTTCTTCCGCGGTGGCCCGCAGTTCCTGCATTCCCCCGATGGAGGCCTGGATCTGCTCGCCGCCGCCGCGCGCGGTCTGGGCCGCCACCGCCACCGCGTGCGCGACGTCGGTGGCGTGCCGGGCCACGTCGGAGAGCCGTTCCGCGACGCTCGCGGTGGAGCCGGCGGCCTGCAGGACGGCCGTGCTCTGCTCTTCGGCGCCAGCGGTGATCTGCACGATCGCCGAGCGCAGCCCCTCCACGGATTCCGCCGCCTCCGACACCAGCTCGCCCAGCCGCCCGCTGCGCTCGGCCAGATCGTCGCTGGTTTCGCGGATGGGCTGAATGAGCCCGCGGAGCTCGGCGGTGGTGCGGTTGATCATCTGCGCCAGCCGGCCCACCTCGTCACGCCCGCGCACCTCGAGGACGGCGCCCCGCAGGTCGCCGGCGGCGATGCGTTCCGCGGCGTCGGTGGCGCGCAGCATGGGGTCCACCACGCGCCGCCGGGTGTGGCGCGAAAAGGCGTACGCCAGGCCCATGGACAGGAGCGCCATCCCCACGGCAAAAGCCAGCAGCAGCCGCTGGTCGTCGCGCGTTTCCTGGATGAGCCCGCCCACCCGGGCCATGTCTTCGCGGATGGTGCGCGCCAGCTGGTCGCCCATGGCGCGGGCCGTGGGCACGGACGAGGCGCGCGCCAGTGCCAGCGCGTCGTCCATCCGTCCCGCCTGTGCGAGCGTGCGGATCCGGGCGTGCACGCGGTCGTGCTCCCGCAGCCACTCGGCCAGCCGGCCCAGCGACTCGCGTTCCTCCGCCTCGTCCTCTTCGGCGAGACCGGCGGCGCGCTGCACCAGCGCGGCTCCGCGGCGCGAGGCGCCGTCGTGTTCGGCCAGGTAGACGGGGTCGCGCGTGGCCAGATAGAGCACCTGCGCCTGAACCATGCGGTCCATCTCCATGCGCAGGTCGCTGGTGGCCACCGCCTGCTCCCGCTCCTCTTCCACCTCGATTAGGTCCCCGCGAAGGTTCACGAGGCCGGCGGAGGACACGGCGGCAAGCACGAGCAGGAGCAGGCCCAGGATGGCGAACTGCCCCGTGAGCCGCTGGCCGATGGTGAGGCTGGCGGCGCGGGTCCGGAAATCGTCGAGGGGTGCCAAGAACGGGGAGGGCGGAGAGCGTTCCGGGCATCCCCATCGGGAAGGCCGGACAAACTCGATACATGGTGGCTGCGGTTCCGGAAGATAGCCGTTCGTGAGACTCTGGGAAGTAGCAGCGAACGCACTGAATCTGACGCCGGATCTACGGAAAAGTCATCAGATTCCTTTTGAAACGCTTTCTCGCGACACGGGCGATCCCGGCCCGGCGGAGCGGGAAACGGCGGCGTTGCAGTTTCACCATCCAGCCCACTTCTGCCCGTCCGGGCGACTTCTCCCGGGGCTCCCGTAAACGCAAGCCGGGCCGGCGTCATGCGACGCCGGCCCGGAAGGCAGACCCGTCATTCCGCGTTGCCGCGGCCGCGCTCAGTTCATGAAGCGCCCTTCATCCGTCAGTTGGCGAAGCAGCTCTCCGCGCTCGTTTTCCGCCTCCGCGATACGGCGGAACTCGGGGGTCGCGGGGTGCCGCGCCCCGCACGCGCCGCATCCCAGGAACCGCTCGTCCCACATCCACCGCTCCGCCCACGTGCCCGTGCAGTCCGCCAGCACGTGGCGCAGCAGCTTTTCGGGGGCGCGTTCGTCCGCGCGCTGCACCTCCAGCCGCGGCTCAAAGTGGCAGGCCAGGCAGGGCACGGTGTGCGGCAGGCTGATGCGCGCGCCCGCGCCGATGCGCAGGTGCCGGCCGCAGCGCGGGCACATTCCCACGAACCAGCGTACGCGGTAGCGCCCGGTCCAGAACTCGTGGGCCAGCCACGCGCCCAGGCAGATGCAGACGACCGGCCAGGGGTAGTGCGGCGGCAGCCAGAACGAGGGCGCGGCGAGCAGCCAGCACACCACCAGCGACACCACGGTCTTGACCGCGCGGCCGGGCATGGGCTGGTACACCAGCCCTACGCGCGCCGGGGCGGGCGGGTAGGCCGGCAGGCTCATCTGTACGGGGGGTGCTTCGGTGCGGCCGTTCATCGCGCTTTCCTTCCGCGGTTCCACCGGTGCCGCAGCAATTTAGGAACCCGCGGCCGGATGTTCTACCCCCCGCGCCCCTTCCCTGCCCGTGAGCGACGCTCCCGCGTACCCGCACCCCTGTCCCGACCGCGAAAAGGCTCCCGCGCAGCCGCACGGGAGCCTTTCTCATGCAGCGGCCGGGCTGGCCGGACGCCGCCTACCGGTCGCCGCGGCGCGTCAGGCGGTCACGGCGCGAGTACGCCACGATCAGCGCCAGCATCAGCAGCGCGACCGGCATGGCGGGGCTGCCCCCGACGACGAAAAGGTGCGTGCAGATGGCGCCCACCATCACGCAGGCCAGCAGAACCGCGCCGAACGCGGCGAGCGCCGGGATCAGCAGCAGCACGGCGCCGATGATCTCCAGGGCTCCGGTGGCGTAGCGGAACCACTGCCCCATGCCGATGACGCCGAACATGGCGACCATCTCCGGATTTCCGCTCAGCTTGGCGAAGCCCGCGCCCAGAAAGAGGAACGCGAGCACCAGCTGAACTACCCACAACGCCACGTTCGCCGCGCGGGACCGCGCCACGATCGGTGCTCCAGCCGCCATCACCCCGCTCCTCGCTCGGTGGATCATGCACGGCGGCTCGCCCGGTGCGGCGCACCGCCGTTCTTCCACATAGGAGTACCTACCGTCCGGTATGTCAATGGTGGATGATCCGCGGCTCTCGACTTCGGCGGATCGAGGATGGTCATCGCCCCGTGAACGACGACGCCCTCCCCCGCGGCGCGGAGGAGGGCGTCTGGACCATCGCTGCCCGCGAACGGTCAGGGCTCGGCTTGAACCGGCACGCGGTTGGTGTTGGCGTCGTGAAACAGGAAGCCCTGGGTGTAGTGCACGCCCAGGCGGCGCACCGTCTCCCACTCCTCCTCACGCTCCACCCCCTCGGCAATCACCTTGATGCCGTGATCGTTGGCGAACTGCACCATCGTTTCCACCAGGTTCTGCTTCATGAAGTTCGCGTCGATCCCGCTGATGAGCGAAATGTCGAGCTTGATGAAGTCCGGCTCCAGGTTGGCGATGCTGCCCAGCCCCGCGTATCCGCTTCCCGCGTCGTCCACGGCAAAGCGGAACCCCGCCTTGCGGAACTCCTCCAGGTATCCCTGAAAGGTGGGATAGTCGGTGATGGCCGTGCGCTCCGTGATTTCCAGCACGATGCGCTCCGGGTGCTCCACCCCCAGCTCGTCCAGGTCCAGGTAGCGGAACGTGGGGTCGCGAAAGTCGTGCGGGTCGATGTTGATGAACAGCAGCTGCCCCGGCTTCAGGTGCGTGTCCATCCCCTCGATGGCCCGCCTGCGGCACAGGCGCGAAAGCTCCCAGATGAGGTTGGCTTCCTCCGCCACGCCGAACAGCACCTCCGGCGAGCGCAGGGCGCGGTGGCTGCCCCGGGCCAGCGCCTCGTACCCGAACACCTCGCGCGTTTCCGTGACCACGATGGGGTGGTAGACGATGTAGACGGCACCCTCGCGCAGCGTGGTCTTGAGGTCCGCCACCTTGCGCGACCGCTCGCGGTTTTCCACGCTGCGGGCCGCGTGGGCCGCCTCGCGGATGCCGCGGTAGATGATGCGCTCGGTGCGGATCTTGGGATTGCGAAAGATGGTGCTGCTGCCCACGTAGATCTCGAACAGCCCCGCGATGTCTTCGCCGTGCTCCGACTCCAGCCGCGTGCGGACGTGGTTTTCCAGCGCGTGCGTCATCTCGTTCACCCGCCGCTCCGCGTCGTCCATGCCGTCGGGGAGGTCGGTAAAGAAGATGAAGTCGTCGTCGGCCGTGTGCGACACCATCATCACGCTGTCGCCGGCTTCGTAGTCTTCGTAGAAGGCGCGGACGGAGGCGGCGGTGGTCTGCAGCACTTCGTCGAGCTTTTCCCACCCGTAGATTTCCTCGAGCTTGCTGTAGCGGACGAATTCGATGTACAGAATCGTCAGCCGGCCGCGGCGCTCCAGCATTTCGCGCCCGCGCTCGATCATCACCGGCAGGGTGGGAAAGCCGGTGAAGCGGTCGTACAGCAGTTCCTCGTAGCGCAGGTGCTCGGCGGAGTGGCTGGCCTGCCCCGGGCGCACGCGGCGGCGGGCACGCTCCATGGCCGCCAGCACGCGCGCGCCGACCTCCACCTCGTCCACGGGAAGGATCATCCACTCTTCGGCGCCCTCGGCCACGGCGCGGCGGGCTTCCTCTTCCGAGCCGCAGGCCACCACCAGCGCGATGCCGCGGGTCTGCGCCTCGTCGTAGGCGCGCTCCAGCAGCCCGCGGCGGTAGCGCACCACCGCGACGTCCGGATGCGTGCGCAGCGCGTCGAAAAAGATGTCGTCGCGCGCGGCCGAGCCCTCCACCGGGGTGAGCAGGTTGAGCTCCGCGCCCAGG from Longimicrobium terrae encodes:
- a CDS encoding EAL domain-containing protein, with amino-acid sequence MRVLGYAEDQALRDALETAARRLGAELNLLTPVEGSAARDDIFFDALRTHPDVAVVRYRRGLLERAYDEAQTRGIALVVACGSEEEARRAVAEGAEEWMILPVDEVEVGARVLAAMERARRRVRPGQASHSAEHLRYEELLYDRFTGFPTLPVMIERGREMLERRGRLTILYIEFVRYSKLEEIYGWEKLDEVLQTTAASVRAFYEDYEAGDSVMMVSHTADDDFIFFTDLPDGMDDAERRVNEMTHALENHVRTRLESEHGEDIAGLFEIYVGSSTIFRNPKIRTERIIYRGIREAAHAARSVENRERSRKVADLKTTLREGAVYIVYHPIVVTETREVFGYEALARGSHRALRSPEVLFGVAEEANLIWELSRLCRRRAIEGMDTHLKPGQLLFINIDPHDFRDPTFRYLDLDELGVEHPERIVLEITERTAITDYPTFQGYLEEFRKAGFRFAVDDAGSGYAGLGSIANLEPDFIKLDISLISGIDANFMKQNLVETMVQFANDHGIKVIAEGVEREEEWETVRRLGVHYTQGFLFHDANTNRVPVQAEP
- a CDS encoding DoxX family protein, which produces MAAGAPIVARSRAANVALWVVQLVLAFLFLGAGFAKLSGNPEMVAMFGVIGMGQWFRYATGALEIIGAVLLLIPALAAFGAVLLACVMVGAICTHLFVVGGSPAMPVALLMLALIVAYSRRDRLTRRGDR
- a CDS encoding methyl-accepting chemotaxis protein produces the protein MAPLDDFRTRAASLTIGQRLTGQFAILGLLLLVLAAVSSAGLVNLRGDLIEVEEEREQAVATSDLRMEMDRMVQAQVLYLATRDPVYLAEHDGASRRGAALVQRAAGLAEEDEAEERESLGRLAEWLREHDRVHARIRTLAQAGRMDDALALARASSVPTARAMGDQLARTIREDMARVGGLIQETRDDQRLLLAFAVGMALLSMGLAYAFSRHTRRRVVDPMLRATDAAERIAAGDLRGAVLEVRGRDEVGRLAQMINRTTAELRGLIQPIRETSDDLAERSGRLGELVSEAAESVEGLRSAIVQITAGAEEQSTAVLQAAGSTASVAERLSDVARHATDVAHAVAVAAQTARGGGEQIQASIGGMQELRATAEETDVTVRALVPYSGDVGTFVQVISEIADQTNLLALNAAIEAARAGDQGRGFAVVADEIRKLAQRSAQAAQQTSGRVTAIQGGIQRAVQAIERSGAQIEEQSAASRHAGEALHSILLALADTEQAVQEIAGEARAIAPELDRVSGLMESVSAVAEETSASAEEMSAMSEHVTAAMDRVHQFASGGSVEGQHSVAGAAQQLRGLVVRFEV